The genomic interval GACAACGGATTATGAAGTCTACTACATCGCGGTCAAGCAGCAGCAATGGGCTGCGAATCTGATGACGGACGGCAGGGCTGCAGTTCATCTGGTGCCTGCCGGGGGCGGCAATTATACGGTGTCGGTTCGGGGAAAGGACCAGAATCTGATGCTTCGCAGCAATAGCTTCGATATGTTGGTCGAATCCGACGTTTGGGTTTACGAGGCGGATCCGCTCAATCCCGGCGGCGCCGGAAATCGAGTGAAGGCCGTACGGAATGCCGAAGGCTACTATATCGTGCCGTTGTCGCCTGGATGGAACGTTGCGGAGATTCGGACGTATTACCCCGGCCACGAAGGAACGGCAAAAGAAGGCGTCGTTCACATCTGGAGAGGAGACGGCTTGCCGGACGGTTACGATATGGCGAGCATCATAGGGACGCCTGTGCAGTACCCTGCGGAGGCCTCCGCGGCGCCGGTCGAATTCATCCGCGACGCGTCGCAGCAGACCGTATATCGGGCAGCGATGCCAGTCGATTCAGTAGCCGTGAACGTCAAGCCCATACCGGGTTCGGGCATGAAAATCGATGCCGTCTATCAAGGGGGATATACATCCTTTGATCGCGTGAGCCAAACCCCCGAAGGCTCAGGGCGTTACCCATTACAGTTGTACGGCGATTGGGCGAACTATGGCTTCGTCGTCGTACGCCCGATCTCCGGTGACGGCCCGCCCTTGGCGTACACGCTGGCGTTTGAACCGGACATGACGACGGACGTTCAGGCCAGCATCGCATACAAGCAGGACGGCGAGCAGCGCGAGGCCGAGCTCGACAGTTTTGCCGGCAGTCTTCACGCCATGCTGAACGACGCCCCGGGACAAAGCGACTTCAAACTTTATGTAAACGGCGCTGATCCGGATTCGTCCGTTCGGATCAACGATGTCGAAGTCCCCTATGACGAGACGGAATCCAGCTTCACGTACCCGTTTGCGCCTGCTGACGGAGACAACGCCTTTTTGATCGAAATGACGGACTCGTACGGAAGGCATGCGAGCATCGACCTTCATCTTTATTACGGTTCGCTAGCGTTGAATCCTGTGGGACTGGCCTCTTGGAGCGCGCAAAGTTCGCACGGCGAAGAGCCTGCCACAGAATCCTCCTTGGTTTACGAAGGGCAGAAGCGATTCCGTCTGATCGTGCCGGAGGCGCATGATCTGCTTGATCTGCGTTGGGTAACGGACGAAGGTACGACGGAAGCGGTCGTCCTGGGGCCTTATGGCGCAGGGGGGACGGGCCGTTATGTCGGGGCGCTTCCTATGGGACGAAGCGAATACACGGTCATAGTCAGGGATGAGCAAGGGAGCCGGCTCGATTACGATCTCGTTGTATATCGTGGGGCGCCTGTCTATCCTAGGTTGATCTATACCGGATGGGGCTCCAGCATGGTGTTCGCCTACAATGAAGCGACTGGCCGTTATGAAGCGAACCTGGACGATTTTCCGGAAAGGATGTGGATCGGTCTGGGCATGCCTGCAGGCGGGGAAGCCGTCGTAAAGGTAGGAGACGTCCCCTACGCTCCGAACAGCGACGGGCTTTATACACTGACGCCGGAGCCCGGGACGAGCGAGATCGTCATGCAGGCGACCGGATTGTTCGAGGGTGCAGCCTGGTCTTGCAATCTCGTGATCAAGCGAGCCTCCGAGTAAAAAGATAGATGCGACCCGCCAGAAAATCTCCCGCCTTCCTCCTATGGAGAGCGGGAGATTTTTTTACAAGAAACGTGCTTAATTTTTACGAAGATCTCGCTTGATAAATCGACAAAAAATGCTAATTTTACGATATAATCAAATAGCTTGTTTCATTGATTTCTTGCATTGACAGCTACATAGATAGCGTTCAAGTACTTAGAAAAGTAGGAGTGAAGTTCATGTATCGAAAGTTGAGCATGTACCTGTTGGCGGCGCTATTGCTGCTGCTGCCGGTATCGGCTGCGTTCGGCGGGGAGGCGCACGCGGCTTCTTCGTCGCGGATCGCGGTGATCAAGCAGCTGAGCGGAGACGTGCAGGTGCAAAAAGCGGGCGGCTCGAAGCTGTTCAAGGCGTTCGCGAAGCTGAGCCTGAACCAGGGGGACAAGCTGATCACCGGGAGCAAAGGATCGGCGGTGCTGCAGTTCTCGAACGGGACGTCGGAGGACGACAAGTTCACGGTCGGGGAGAACGCGACGCTGACGTTTTCGAAGCTGTCGGACAAAAAGGGCACGGTGACGAAGGTCAGCATGCTCAAGGGAACGGCCTGGGTGGACGTAAAGTCGATCAAGAGCCAGGACGACGACTTCAAGCTGGAGACGCCGACGGCGATCATGGGCGTGCGCGGCACGGCGTTCCTGGCGCGAGTCAATCCGGAGACGGGCGGTACGAATACGTCGGTCATGTCGGGCGTCGTGCGGTTTACGTCCGAGAATGCGGAGAAGACGGGAAGCGAGAGCGGAGAGAGCTCCGGCAAGACCGGCTCGTCGGGCGGGTCCAAGACGATCGATCTGTATCCGACGCAGCAGCTCTCGCTCGATCCGACGAGCGGTACCGATCTGGGCGAGCTGACGACGCTTGTGGACATCGAGGAGATCGTCAAAAACGCTTCTCCGGCACTCATCGAAGCGATTCTGCGCAGCAAGGAGAAGATCGACGAGGAGAATCGGCAGACCGTCGAGAAATTCAAACAAAGCGGCGTGCCTGCGGGGCTGCAGCAGCAGCTGGAGCAGTTTATCCAGAATACGCAGGAGCTGCTGGGCGTCATCGCCAAGCAGGCGATCGACCAGAAGAAGATGGACGAGCAGCAGATCAAGAAGATCGAAGAGCAGGAAAAAACGTCGTTCGGGCTGGACAAGGACCAGCTGAGCCAGCTTAGCGATAAGGAAAAGGCAAAGCAAGAAAAGGCAAAGCAGCTGGCCGAGGAAGCCGCGAAGAAAAAAGCGGCCGAGGAAGCGGCCAAGCTGAAGGAGCTTGCGGACAAGATTAACGCCGCGGCGCTCAAGGCCATCGAGGCGGCCAAGCAGGCGCAGATCGAGGCGAACAGATTGGCGGCGGAAGCGGCCAAGCGAAAAGCCGAGGAAGAGCTGCTGAAAAAGCTGAACGAGCAGCAGAAGCAGCAGTATGAGACGGACAAGGCGAATAACAACGGCACCGGTCCAGCCGCCACGCCGACGCCGATTAGCAACGATCCTGCCAATGCGAATCTCGGTTCGCTCAGCCTGTCGGGCGCGACGATCAGTCCTTCCTTCGACGCGGGCGTTATGTCGTACACGGCCAGCGTCGAGAGCAGCCGGACAAGCATCGTCGTCGGGGCGAGCGTACAGAGCGGTACTGCTTCGCTCACGATCAACGGGCAGACGCCGAACGGCGGGCAGCGTACCGTTAACCTTGCCTACGGCGCAAACGAGATTACGATCCTCGTCACCGCGCAGAACGGCGCCAGCAAGTCCTACAAGGTCACCGTCACGCGGCAGATGCTGAACAACGTTAGCGTCGTGTTCCCTGGCGCCGAAGGGATTAACATCGACTTCAACTCGACAACCGCACCGGCCCCGCTGAGCATTCCGAGCGGCACGAGCAACCTGACGCTGGTCGTTCCCGTGACCGGCCCGGAGCTGGACATCGCGGTCAACGGCCAGAACGTCGAGCCGGAGCCGATGTTCACGGCGGCGCGTACGGTGCTGCCGGACCAGATCGCCTGGCGGTACAACATTCCGCTGGCGCAACAAACCAATGAGATCGTCATTCAAGCGACGATCGACGGCGTCGTCATGTCGTACAAGCTGACCGCGGTCCGGTCGATGACGAACGAGACGGCCGTGCAGAGCGTTACGGCGACCGGAACGGACGGAACGACCGCTTACGAAGTCGTTTCCGGCAGCGGCGGCTGGACGGTCAAGGTACCGTCCGATACGTCGGCGATCAAGCTGAAGATCAATACGATCAACGCGACTGCGAAGGTGTTGCTAGGAACCAACGAGTACGCCTCGGGCGCGGAAATTCCTTATACGATCGTAAATACGAGCGTGCCGTTTACGGTGCGCGCCGCCGACGGCGCCACGCAGAAGATGTACGCCATTACGATTCAGCGCCTGCCTTCGTCCAACGCTACGCTGAGCGGACTGACGCTGTCCGCGGGGACGTTGAGCCCGACGTTCGCCAGCGGGACGACGAACTATACGGCGAGCGTAGGCAACGCGGTAACGAGCATCGCGGTGACCCCGACGGCGGCAAACGGCGCGGCGACGATCAAGGTCAACGACGCGGCCGTAACGAGCGGCAGCGCGAGTGCCGGGATCCCGCTGAGCGCGGGCTCCAATCAGATCACGGTCGAAGTTACTGCGCAGAACGGCGATAAACAGAAATATACGATCATGGTCACGCGCGAAAACTCGGCTTTGGCCACGCCGACGTTTAACCCGCCGTCAGGCGCGGTCGCTTTCGGCACGCCAGTAACGATCTCTTCGGATGGCGCCGAGCATATTTATTACACGACGGACGGAAGCACGCCCGCGACCGGCGTCACGGGCGCGACCAAGGAGTATTCGGCCAGCAGCAAGCCGACCATCGACGCCGCGGGCACGATCAAGGCCATCGCGACGCGTGCGGGCTATCCGAACAGTCCGGTCGGCAGCGCGAGCTATACGCAGGCGGCGAGCGCGGATCTGACGGAGCTTGCGCTGAGCGGATCGGTTAGCGGGTTCTCGTTTGTTAAAACCACGTATAACTACGCTGATGTGTTGGCTTCCAGCGATACATCCAGTCTGACCGTAAATGCGCAAGGCGGCGGCACTGTGACCGTAAATGGAACAGTGGTCGTAAGCGGCCAAAACTCGCAGGCTATCGATCTCGTGGCGGGAGTACCAAAGACCATAACGATCGTCACAACGGAAAGCGGCAAGTCGCCCAAGACCTATGTCATCGTCGTGACGCGTTCGGCTGACAGCAACGCAATGCTGAGCGGATTATCCGTATCTGCGGGCACGTTGTCTCCGGGCTTCAAGAGCAGCGTCAACGAGTATACAGTAAGTGTGCCGTACACGACGACGACGATAAAAGTGACGCCGACCGTTGCGGCGGGAACCTCTACGATCAAAGTCAACAATCAAAGTGCGGCTAGCGGAAGCGAGACCGGAGAACTTTCATTAAGCGTGGGTCAAAATACGGTTGCTGTGGAGGTAACGTCCCAAAGCGGGTTTAAGCAAAGTTACGTCATTCTGGTAACGCGACAGCCCGCTTCGCAAGACTCGACGCTGAGCAGCTTAACCATTTCGGACGGGACGCTTACGCCGCCGTTTAGCGCTTATACCAAGGACTATACGCTTTCGGTTCCCTACTCTAGAAGCGAATTGGTGATTAACGCGACAGCCAGTTCTCCGTTCGCTACACTGACAGGCGACGGGCTTCATGCGTTGGCGGTAGGCGAAAATAACTTAAAAGTCGTCGTAACGGCGCAAAACGGCACGACTGTGTCCGAATACAAGATTGTCGTTACGCGGGAAGGGAATTCTGCGGTATCGACGATTGAAGGCGTAACATCCTGGACGGATGCGCGAAGCGACAATCAAGCAGTCGCTTGGCACGAAGGTCGGGATTACATGTTTGAGAAAGTATTCTACGCCGAGCTGCCGGATACATCCGTCTCCCTGAGTTCGAACCTGATCTTCGACGAGACGGTAACTTATGCCTCGCTAAGAAAAGAATACAGCGATGATTTAATCGCTGGCTATGACGGCGATGCTTCCCGCTCGATGGCGGTTGATTTCGGTACGCTTGAAGAAGGGGACAACGTCTTTATTCTCGAGATTACAAGGGAATACGACGAAGAATCCAATGAGACGGACGAGTACACGATCGATATTAAGGTTGGCGAGTCTCGCCAAGCATTGGCTATGGTGTATGCATACCTGGATTCGGGCCAAGAGTCAGCGACCT from Cohnella hashimotonis carries:
- a CDS encoding cadherin-like beta sandwich domain-containing protein gives rise to the protein MYRKLSMYLLAALLLLLPVSAAFGGEAHAASSSRIAVIKQLSGDVQVQKAGGSKLFKAFAKLSLNQGDKLITGSKGSAVLQFSNGTSEDDKFTVGENATLTFSKLSDKKGTVTKVSMLKGTAWVDVKSIKSQDDDFKLETPTAIMGVRGTAFLARVNPETGGTNTSVMSGVVRFTSENAEKTGSESGESSGKTGSSGGSKTIDLYPTQQLSLDPTSGTDLGELTTLVDIEEIVKNASPALIEAILRSKEKIDEENRQTVEKFKQSGVPAGLQQQLEQFIQNTQELLGVIAKQAIDQKKMDEQQIKKIEEQEKTSFGLDKDQLSQLSDKEKAKQEKAKQLAEEAAKKKAAEEAAKLKELADKINAAALKAIEAAKQAQIEANRLAAEAAKRKAEEELLKKLNEQQKQQYETDKANNNGTGPAATPTPISNDPANANLGSLSLSGATISPSFDAGVMSYTASVESSRTSIVVGASVQSGTASLTINGQTPNGGQRTVNLAYGANEITILVTAQNGASKSYKVTVTRQMLNNVSVVFPGAEGINIDFNSTTAPAPLSIPSGTSNLTLVVPVTGPELDIAVNGQNVEPEPMFTAARTVLPDQIAWRYNIPLAQQTNEIVIQATIDGVVMSYKLTAVRSMTNETAVQSVTATGTDGTTAYEVVSGSGGWTVKVPSDTSAIKLKINTINATAKVLLGTNEYASGAEIPYTIVNTSVPFTVRAADGATQKMYAITIQRLPSSNATLSGLTLSAGTLSPTFASGTTNYTASVGNAVTSIAVTPTAANGAATIKVNDAAVTSGSASAGIPLSAGSNQITVEVTAQNGDKQKYTIMVTRENSALATPTFNPPSGAVAFGTPVTISSDGAEHIYYTTDGSTPATGVTGATKEYSASSKPTIDAAGTIKAIATRAGYPNSPVGSASYTQAASADLTELALSGSVSGFSFVKTTYNYADVLASSDTSSLTVNAQGGGTVTVNGTVVVSGQNSQAIDLVAGVPKTITIVTTESGKSPKTYVIVVTRSADSNAMLSGLSVSAGTLSPGFKSSVNEYTVSVPYTTTTIKVTPTVAAGTSTIKVNNQSAASGSETGELSLSVGQNTVAVEVTSQSGFKQSYVILVTRQPASQDSTLSSLTISDGTLTPPFSAYTKDYTLSVPYSRSELVINATASSPFATLTGDGLHALAVGENNLKVVVTAQNGTTVSEYKIVVTREGNSAVSTIEGVTSWTDARSDNQAVAWHEGRDYMFEKVFYAELPDTSVSLSSNLIFDETVTYASLRKEYSDDLIAGYDGDASRSMAVDFGTLEEGDNVFILEITREYDEESNETDEYTIDIKVGESRQALAMVYAYLDSGQESATLPVSHNGTYDYTMILPAPNASFRVYLTPENVTSELEAEGYGIEMGMFFAGANSLQYGWNEIVVKMKDIAGNPAAQDTIINVWRPSEESESGPDSLKLSLSEMAFENDGQSFYAESQGGFGFYSVTAHGTNADISFTPLLVDPQSELLGIYVVNNEDGQTELPSNGEGQYSFGLELGDNVEIVVKDSEGHRFRHRIHISHTLTEPESLLPTGIEAWSVQGFEVKKDQYIRDDYYNFSLSETYESPQMNLVFDPEIYSGAALYSGTGFGATSQDPVASWGESEETAQTINGIVSGYNDYTLELYPAGEEEGSVSYTVTIGNGSASIYGMSLLKTYNGGDFPVEAGWTNTGSEAVPVYQAYLYSSFSYLRLDMQFDSSLVSDATLEEIDADSPIELRKYKEGGYYLFDAYQVPDGLRHLKLSVTETDGVTKHEYDLYVHFDPQDNGVASVISNVAGWPVSWTRVEGTEEETSEGYVQRQYAVLPAGDINPTLDWSMTLVSNYWLEEYYEVEEASIDGQSSAVQVNESGMQAQGQLALTPGYHDIRIKYKKLSPMSEESATHYIREWIVFVGAPSQMSYAPEAGLDGERVTLTQDESHGLEPIPLDGEGLSYWADVDYNVEGVILQVAAYSPYSRVDVEFMQERPNELSEGRYYLSSLSEGDNEVSIKVTDPTGTVEQTYTLIIYKAEFGGGEEPSAPPAQLSGLRIGSEMVSVDQGQYDYTVYLPYGAPESMVVHAVAADQDHMSLTVNGEPWLWDDDNEAHALAPNEAGEYELEVSSGDGSYTTSVYHIHVERLLTEAAKINGDVPVSWTSAGSDVWNSGALEMEDGDWLSMNFGKPDGYHLFFETDGSEFDAEQQRWYPDSGVNKLTVEVKWDGKDTAAATYQFVVYNWNSVVVTNMTAGTNPDRMRAIKWKNTYYATLPSNWFASSESPQVKISTLEGQEVSNLVGWDFTNSIYEGTLTHNDSANHSVTRAVGVFAPVGMPLFQARFQGGSFEWTTESIARFFYGNDERPGAYFWSNDNTMIPTGVELRVSQLSGNIQIYAMDDDDQPLARTGVNEDWHWSLPLSWLESDGDVQTYKVVVQQSGRTAVYLLSFGAGSSPTA